The nucleotide sequence CTGCAGTGGCTGCGAACCGACAAAGGCTGAGGCAGGGCATCCCTACCCTGCAAGACATGGGAGGCTCGCGCTCGCGGCCGGTCCACCTTGAAACCGGCTCGAACGTTGCTAACTGACGTGGCTAGAAGGACACTACACCATGCAAATGCTCTATGACTCCGACTCGTTCGTCGTCGTGCACATGCAGGCCAATGCACCCGCCGAGGGTGAACCCGAGCCGCGCATCGCGCGCCACGGCTTCGAGATCGTCGACAAGCGGACCAACCGCGAGGTCTACCTGGACGGCAGCTGGGCCGACGCGTTCCAGCGGCAGATCAACGCCTGGCAGCTGA is from Ramlibacter tataouinensis TTB310 and encodes:
- a CDS encoding BTH_I0359 family protein translates to MQMLYDSDSFVVVHMQANAPAEGEPEPRIARHGFEIVDKRTNREVYLDGSWADAFQRQINAWQLNTPTQEEVEETLDGYAELAQNPLVMH